CACAGGAAGAATGAAAATATTTTTTCCAATATTATTCCTCTTCGTTTTCATCCCTGCTGCTTCTCAGGAAACCATTGACAGAACACCGCAGGATACCACGCTCGGTCTGCTCCGAATGGCCGATCCTTCAACATTGTTAACGAAACCGGTATTTGTTCTTCCTCTCTCTTATGCACTCGTCCATGCAGGGGAAGCCCCTCTTCCATCATTGTATTATTCGTTTGCCGGCACACCGCAATCATTCTCCTGGGATCGAAACGAGAAGATTGATCTCACTGCGCCGTTAATGCTGCAATTACACGATGCGGAGAAGGATCGTCCCTGGAAGATTTCCATTGCTACCGCGGGTACGGCCGGCGCTCTCTATATTGCATATAAGCACATTAAAAAGTACGGATTTAAATAGACCGTAACACCTTCCACATTTTATAAATAAAACTACCTGAATTTGAGATTGCTCACCTCAGGATATTTATCTACATTTCCTCGTATAAACATATCTGCCTTTTTTCTTCTCATCTATTGGGGATGTTATGAAACGTTATACTGCACTTGTTCTACTCGCAACATTCATTGTTTCCGGATGTTTTCGAATGCAATTGGATACAATCTCGTTAGATCGTTCAGTGTATTTGTCATCAAGTTCACCGAAAGCATACACTCGCTTAAAAGAATTCACCGTCAACACAAAGGGAAGCTGGGCAATCTTTGGTCTAGTGACGCTATCGAAACCGGATCTTTCCGAATTGATCAAAGAAGAAATTTCCCGTCAAAATGGAGATGCGATAATTAATCTGACAATCAAAACTCAGACAACATTCGGCGACGGATTCTTCACCGTTATTGCGCTCTTGGGATTGATCTATCATCCTCGCACCGTTATCATTTCGGGAACGGTCGTCTCGTTCAACAAAGAGAGCTCTCTCCGATCCGTGGAAAGCATCAACCTTGTCTGTATACAGAACGCTTTTGAAACGGAATACCGTGCCCATGGTTTTGTGGATGAAAATACCGAATTGAATTTCTAATTTTTTCCTAAGGATAATTTTATGGAACGGATATCAAAATTTGTATTACCGATACTCATGCTTCTGTTTGCCGGATGCCAAACCATTACGTATGATGCCCTGTTATTCGACGGAGTCGCATCGATGAACCGCGGAAGTCTTCCGGATGGGTACACCGTGGTGGGACAATTCAATTACACCACGCGCGCCAGCTTCACCGCATACGATTTGATTACTCTCCATGATCCGGATATGATTGCCGAAATGAACAAATCCTTGAAGGTGAACGGGGGCGATGCAGTCATCAACCTTTCCATTGAAGAAGTGAACAACGTTGTCGATGTTCTCATCGGAATGTTTGTTTCGACCGTTTCCACGGCGGCGTTTAAAACGAGTATCAACATCTTCTCAACCCGCACCGTGGAGATTAAAGGAGATGTGGTAAAATATAAAAACGCATCACTCCCCGACTCCTCCTCGTTGAAGATGGGTAATGTTCTCCAGAAAAAAATATTGCGCACAAATGCAGAGATTTCATATCTTCCAAAAAAGCATTGATCAAAATGGAAATACTTTTGCTAAATATTCGTGCCTCTGTATATTGCCGCATCACTACCCCTCCTTCTATAAGGAGGGAGCAAGGGTGGTTTCTACTACATTGAAAAGCAAGAGTAATAAATTTTTCAACCGTCCATCGCAAAAAATCAAACGGTAATTTCGGCTAAACGACACCACGCTCGAAAAACAAAAACTCTGAACGCATCTGCAATCACTGTCCGTTTCAAAAACAATGAAGTGAACCACAATATCGATACATTCCCGCACTCTATCGCTGAGTATTTGCATCATCCATGAACCGTTAAAATTCCTTAAAATCATACGCATTTCCCCTCTTGCTATTTCCGTCAAAGCAAAGTACTTTTGAACTGTAGTTTGTTCTTCCACACTCTGATCGGAGAAAGCGTATGAAGAAGCTTTCACGGTTTTTTCTTGGACCTCTCGAATTCCAAACAATGGAATGAAAGAGGTTTTTGTGTTTTTACGGAGGTGTGTCCCCTGTCTATAATTAATCACGAATGAGAAAGGAGACCATTATGATACTTCAACGATTGAAAGTTTTTCTGGACAGCCATAAGGTAAAATATGTTGTCATCACACATTCGCAGGCATACACGGCACTGGAAATTGCCGCGCTCGCCCGCATTCCGGGAAAAGAGGTGGCAAAATCGGTGATCGTTAAAATAGACGATAAGATGATGATGATTGTGGTGCCCGCATCGCATATGGTGGATTTTAACGCGCTGCAGACATTTACCGGCGCACAACATATTGAACTCGCAAGCGAACAACAATTTAAAGACAAATTCCCGGAATGCGAAGTGGGAGCAATGCCTCCGTTCGGCAATCTTTTTGAAATGGATGTTGTCGTTTCGTCCAGTCTCGAGGAAGATGAAATGATTGCCTTCAATGCAGGGACACATAAAGAACTGGTGAAGATGTCCTACAGGGAATTTGCGCAACTGGTACAGCCGAAGGTGGGAAAACTTTCCTTCCCGAAACGATATTCCTTTGCTCGGGAAATGTGGGATATACCGTAACTGATGATAAGAGTCTGTAAGTTGATTTGATACGGCCGATGCAATATTCAATTACTATTTGCTCAACATTGAAACCGTTGCCATTCTTCGTCCCGATAAACAGTGCCGCTGGAAACGAAACAACAAAGCGACACATCGGGACCGAGAATAACGGTGCCGCAGAATTTTAGAACTCGTCTAGATTTTCACTCTGACTGATATACGCCAAAGAGATCAATTGGGCAAATGTCTCTTCTCAACATTTTCTGCAGGCATCCATACAAAAAATTCTGCATATTTTCTTCCGTCCACCTTCGCCAACATCATGAGCAATAGAGGAAAAAATATTATTGTCGGCACAATTGCCTTAGCGGTAATTGGTTTTATCACCTTCCTCATTCGGGAATGGGATCGAGAAGTGCTTGCTACCATCCATCGCGGAGGATACGAATACGATACGTCCGCATTCCGTCCGACAGTGGACGAAATTCGGATTGCTAAACAATTTTCAGATACTATTCTTCCACAATTGAAACTGCTTGGACTGATCACACAATATCGTCGCAGTGATATGGAAACGATCATCACTGTTTCCGGGACATTGTGGAATGACCGGTCGGCGTTCTTTAAAAAA
The Bacteroidota bacterium DNA segment above includes these coding regions:
- a CDS encoding YbaK/EbsC family protein; this encodes MILQRLKVFLDSHKVKYVVITHSQAYTALEIAALARIPGKEVAKSVIVKIDDKMMMIVVPASHMVDFNALQTFTGAQHIELASEQQFKDKFPECEVGAMPPFGNLFEMDVVVSSSLEEDEMIAFNAGTHKELVKMSYREFAQLVQPKVGKLSFPKRYSFAREMWDIP